In the genome of Streptomyces sp. NBC_00190, one region contains:
- a CDS encoding M18 family aminopeptidase: MSSPARFDRGHTDDLMTFLTASPSPYHAVANAAERLEKAGFRQLSETDAWDAGTGGKFVLRGGALIAWFVPEGTAAHTPFRIVGAHTDSPNLRVKPLPDTGSQGWRQIAVEIYGGTLLNTWLDRDLGLAGRLTLRDGTERLVNVDRALLRVPQLAVHLDRSVNSDGLKLDKQRHMQPIWGLGDVQEGDLIAFLEEEEGLEQGSVAGWDLMVHSIEPPAYLGRDRELLAGPRMDNLLSVHAGVAALAAASTAGKLDHIPVLAAFDHEENGSQSDTGADGPLLGNVLERSVFARGGSYEDRARAFAGTICLSSDTGHAVHPNYAERHDPSHHPRANGGPILKVNVNQRYATDGSGRAVFASACERAGVPWQTFVSNNSMPCGTTIGPITAARHGIQTVDIGVAILSMHSARELCGADDPFLLANALLAFLED; the protein is encoded by the coding sequence ATGAGCTCTCCCGCCCGCTTCGACCGCGGCCACACCGACGATCTGATGACCTTCCTGACGGCCAGTCCGTCGCCGTACCACGCCGTGGCCAACGCGGCCGAGCGGCTGGAAAAGGCAGGTTTCAGGCAGTTGTCGGAAACGGACGCCTGGGATGCGGGCACCGGGGGCAAGTTCGTGCTCCGCGGCGGCGCGCTCATCGCCTGGTTCGTCCCCGAAGGCACGGCCGCGCACACCCCGTTCCGGATCGTCGGCGCGCACACCGACTCGCCCAACCTGCGGGTCAAGCCGCTGCCCGACACGGGCTCACAGGGCTGGCGGCAGATCGCCGTCGAGATCTACGGCGGCACCCTGCTCAACACCTGGCTCGACCGCGACCTCGGCCTCGCCGGCCGGCTGACCCTGCGGGACGGCACCGAGCGCCTGGTGAACGTGGACCGCGCGCTGCTGCGCGTCCCCCAACTCGCCGTACACCTCGACCGGTCGGTGAACAGCGACGGCCTCAAGCTCGACAAGCAGCGGCACATGCAGCCCATTTGGGGTTTGGGAGATGTCCAGGAAGGCGACCTGATCGCGTTCCTGGAGGAGGAAGAGGGCCTGGAGCAGGGCTCGGTGGCCGGCTGGGACCTGATGGTCCACTCGATCGAGCCCCCCGCCTACCTCGGCCGCGACCGCGAACTGCTCGCCGGTCCCCGGATGGACAACCTGCTGTCGGTGCACGCGGGCGTCGCCGCGCTGGCGGCCGCGTCCACCGCCGGGAAGCTCGACCACATCCCTGTGCTGGCCGCCTTCGACCACGAGGAGAACGGCTCGCAGTCGGACACCGGCGCGGACGGGCCGCTCCTGGGGAACGTGCTGGAACGTTCAGTCTTCGCGCGCGGGGGCTCGTACGAGGACCGGGCGCGCGCCTTCGCGGGCACCATCTGCCTGTCCTCCGACACCGGGCACGCCGTACACCCCAACTACGCGGAGCGGCACGACCCTTCGCACCACCCGCGGGCCAACGGCGGACCGATCCTGAAGGTCAACGTCAACCAGCGGTACGCGACGGACGGCAGCGGGCGCGCGGTGTTCGCCAGCGCCTGCGAGCGGGCCGGCGTGCCGTGGCAGACCTTCGTCTCCAACAACTCGATGCCGTGCGGCACGACGATCGGCCCGATCACGGCCGCCCGCCACGGCATCCAGACCGTCGACATCGGCGTCGCGATCCTCTCGATGCACAGCGCCCGCGAACTGTGCGGCGCGGACGACCCGTTCCTGCTGGCGAACGCCCTGCTGGCCTTCCTGGAGGACTGA
- a CDS encoding acyl-CoA dehydrogenase — protein MGHYKSNLRDIEFNLFEVLGRDKLYGTGPFEEMDTETAKSVLSELTRLAENELAESFTDADRNPPVFDPATNTAPVPASFKKSYEAFMDSEYWRLGLPEEIGGTTSPRSLIWAYAELLLGSNPAIWMYSSGPAFAGILFEEGNEAQKKVAQIAVEKRWGSTMVLTEPDAGSDVGAGRTKAIQQADGSWHIEGVKRFITSGEHDMEENILHYVLARPEGHGPGTKGLSLFLVPKFHFDWETGELGERNGVYATNVEHKMGLKASNTCEMTFGDQHPAKGWLIGDKHDGIRQMFMIIEFARMMVGTKAIATLSTGYLNALEYAKERVQGPDLANFMDKTAPKVTITHHPDVRRSLMTQKAYAEGMRALVLYTASVQDEIQLTQAAGEDASSLIGLNDLLLPIVKGYGSEKSYEQLAQSLQTFGGSGYLQEYPIEQYIRDAKIDTLYEGTTAIQGQDFFFRKIVRDQGASLNVLSETIKKFLAEAVGGEELAGARDALAKAAVDLEAIVGQMIVDLTATGEDVKNIYKVGQNTTRLLMASGDVVVGYLLLKGAAVAAEKLGGASPKDVPFYTGKIAAAKFFAAEVLPGVSVQRQLAEVVDNSLMELDEAAF, from the coding sequence ATGGGGCACTACAAGTCGAATCTCCGCGACATCGAGTTCAACCTCTTCGAGGTGCTCGGCCGCGACAAGCTGTACGGCACCGGTCCGTTCGAGGAGATGGACACCGAGACCGCCAAGAGCGTCCTGTCCGAGCTCACCCGCCTCGCCGAGAACGAGCTGGCCGAGTCCTTCACGGACGCCGACCGCAACCCGCCGGTCTTCGACCCGGCCACCAACACCGCGCCGGTCCCGGCCTCCTTCAAGAAGAGCTACGAAGCCTTCATGGACTCGGAGTACTGGCGCCTGGGCCTGCCCGAGGAGATCGGCGGCACCACCTCGCCCCGCTCCCTCATCTGGGCCTACGCGGAGCTGCTGCTCGGCTCGAACCCGGCCATCTGGATGTACTCCTCCGGCCCGGCGTTCGCCGGCATCCTCTTCGAAGAGGGCAACGAGGCGCAGAAGAAGGTCGCGCAGATAGCCGTCGAGAAGCGCTGGGGCTCCACCATGGTCCTCACCGAGCCGGACGCCGGCTCGGACGTCGGCGCCGGCCGCACCAAGGCGATCCAGCAGGCCGACGGCTCCTGGCACATCGAGGGCGTGAAGCGGTTCATCACCTCCGGTGAGCACGACATGGAGGAGAACATCCTCCACTACGTCCTCGCGCGCCCCGAGGGCCACGGCCCGGGCACCAAGGGCCTGTCCCTCTTCCTCGTCCCGAAGTTCCACTTCGACTGGGAGACCGGCGAGCTGGGCGAGCGCAACGGCGTCTACGCGACGAACGTCGAGCACAAGATGGGCCTCAAGGCCTCCAACACGTGCGAGATGACCTTCGGCGACCAGCACCCCGCCAAGGGCTGGCTGATCGGCGACAAGCACGACGGCATCCGCCAGATGTTCATGATCATCGAGTTCGCCCGGATGATGGTCGGCACGAAGGCCATCGCCACCCTCTCCACCGGCTACCTCAACGCGCTGGAGTACGCCAAGGAGCGCGTGCAGGGCCCGGACCTGGCCAACTTCATGGACAAGACCGCGCCCAAGGTCACCATCACGCACCACCCCGACGTGCGCCGCTCGCTCATGACGCAGAAGGCGTACGCCGAGGGCATGCGCGCCCTCGTCCTGTACACCGCCTCCGTCCAGGACGAGATCCAGCTGACGCAGGCCGCGGGCGAGGACGCCTCGTCCCTCATCGGCCTGAACGACCTGCTCCTGCCGATCGTGAAGGGCTACGGCTCGGAGAAGTCGTACGAGCAGCTCGCGCAGTCCCTGCAGACCTTCGGCGGCTCCGGTTACCTCCAGGAGTACCCGATCGAGCAGTACATCCGCGACGCCAAGATCGACACCCTCTACGAGGGCACCACGGCCATCCAGGGCCAGGACTTCTTCTTCCGGAAGATCGTCCGCGACCAGGGCGCCTCCCTGAACGTCCTCTCCGAGACGATCAAGAAGTTCCTGGCCGAGGCCGTCGGCGGCGAGGAGCTCGCCGGCGCCCGCGACGCGCTCGCCAAGGCCGCCGTGGACCTGGAGGCCATCGTCGGCCAGATGATCGTCGACCTCACCGCCACCGGCGAGGACGTCAAGAACATCTACAAGGTCGGCCAGAACACCACCCGCCTGCTGATGGCCTCCGGCGACGTGGTCGTCGGATACCTGCTGCTCAAGGGCGCGGCCGTGGCCGCCGAGAAGCTGGGAGGCGCCTCCCCCAAGGACGTGCCGTTCTACACCGGCAAGATCGCCGCCGCGAAGTTCTTCGCCGCGGAGGTCCTCCCGGGCGTCTCGGTCCAGCGCCAGCTGGCCGAGGTCGTCGACAACTCCCTCATGGAGCTCGACGAGGCCGCGTTCTAA
- a CDS encoding helix-turn-helix domain-containing protein encodes MAASKDIDGSESVPAFYGKELRWRREEAGLTLQQTVEGSFYGVSYLSEIERAQRRMPVDLARHVDQVLRTDGFFERRCEDVRKARKGAHAEYFAPVAEAETRARAIEEWNSALIPGLLQTESYARAVIRSTHSLDLKEEVDAKISQRLGRAKLFDDPKKPEYWVILHESVIREPILPPAEMVEQLDRIAALADRNRIAPQLMLWNAPTRPFMELSLLFMEFDDEPPLMYTEGPYHGQTIDDPALVRQYRKAYDLLRAAALPPEASLARIKDAAEDYRNGNQQH; translated from the coding sequence GTGGCCGCGAGCAAGGACATCGACGGCTCCGAGAGCGTTCCGGCCTTCTACGGCAAGGAGCTGCGCTGGAGGCGGGAGGAAGCAGGGCTCACGCTTCAGCAGACGGTGGAAGGAAGCTTCTACGGCGTGAGCTACCTGAGTGAGATCGAGCGTGCTCAGCGCCGGATGCCGGTTGATCTGGCGCGGCATGTGGATCAAGTGCTGCGGACGGACGGCTTCTTCGAGCGGCGCTGCGAGGACGTTCGGAAGGCCCGGAAGGGCGCACATGCGGAGTACTTCGCGCCGGTCGCGGAGGCTGAGACGCGGGCGCGGGCCATCGAGGAGTGGAACAGCGCGCTCATTCCCGGTCTGCTCCAGACCGAGTCGTACGCACGCGCGGTCATCCGGTCCACGCATTCCCTGGACCTCAAGGAAGAGGTCGACGCGAAGATCAGTCAGCGCCTGGGGCGGGCCAAGCTCTTTGACGACCCGAAGAAGCCGGAGTACTGGGTCATCCTTCATGAGTCCGTGATTCGCGAACCGATCCTCCCGCCAGCTGAGATGGTCGAACAACTGGACCGCATCGCCGCCCTGGCGGATCGCAACCGCATCGCTCCACAGCTCATGCTGTGGAACGCGCCCACCCGGCCTTTCATGGAGCTCTCGCTCCTGTTCATGGAGTTCGATGACGAACCGCCGCTGATGTACACGGAGGGGCCGTACCACGGCCAGACGATCGACGATCCGGCCCTCGTGAGGCAGTACCGCAAGGCATACGATCTGCTCAGGGCCGCCGCATTGCCGCCGGAGGCGTCCCTCGCCAGGATCAAGGATGCGGCTGAGGATTACCGAAATGGCAACCAACAGCACTGA
- a CDS encoding pirin family protein — protein MPAVTVENPLTLPRVAEPQAVVPRKVLAVTTAPGGFEGEGFPVRRAFAGINYQYLDPFIMMDQMGEVEYAPGEPKGTPWHPHRGFETVTYLIDGTFVHQDSNGGGGVINGGDTQWMTAGSGLLHIEAPPESLVVSGGLFHGLQLWVNLPASDKMMPPRYQDIGGGQVQLLTTPDGGSLLRVIAGELDGHQGPGITHTPITMIHATVTPGAQITLPWREDFNALAYVLAGRGSVGEDRRPVHTGQTAVFGEGGSLTVRADESQDSSAPDLEVVLLGGRPIREPMAHYGPFVMNSKHELQQAFDDFQAGRLGRIPTTARTGLGHRGAGDAQD, from the coding sequence ATGCCCGCAGTGACTGTTGAGAACCCGTTGACGCTTCCTCGCGTGGCCGAGCCGCAGGCGGTCGTTCCGCGCAAGGTGCTGGCCGTCACCACCGCTCCCGGTGGGTTCGAGGGTGAGGGATTCCCGGTGCGCCGCGCGTTCGCGGGGATCAACTACCAGTACCTCGACCCGTTCATCATGATGGACCAGATGGGCGAGGTGGAGTACGCCCCGGGCGAGCCCAAGGGCACCCCGTGGCACCCGCACCGCGGCTTCGAGACCGTCACGTACCTGATCGACGGAACCTTCGTCCACCAGGACAGCAACGGCGGCGGCGGTGTCATCAACGGCGGCGACACGCAGTGGATGACCGCCGGTTCGGGCCTGCTGCACATCGAGGCTCCGCCGGAGTCCCTCGTCGTGTCCGGCGGGCTGTTCCACGGCCTCCAGCTGTGGGTCAACCTCCCGGCCTCCGACAAGATGATGCCCCCGCGCTACCAGGACATCGGCGGCGGGCAGGTCCAGCTGCTGACCACCCCCGACGGCGGCTCCCTGCTCCGCGTGATCGCCGGTGAGCTCGACGGCCACCAGGGCCCGGGCATCACCCACACCCCGATCACGATGATCCACGCGACCGTCACGCCGGGCGCGCAGATCACCCTGCCGTGGCGCGAGGACTTCAACGCCCTGGCGTACGTGCTGGCCGGGCGCGGGTCGGTCGGCGAGGACCGCAGGCCCGTCCACACCGGGCAGACGGCCGTCTTCGGCGAGGGCGGCTCGCTCACGGTGCGGGCGGACGAGTCCCAGGACTCCAGCGCCCCGGACCTGGAGGTCGTCCTCCTCGGCGGGCGTCCGATCCGGGAGCCGATGGCGCACTACGGTCCGTTCGTCATGAACAGCAAGCACGAACTCCAGCAGGCCTTCGACGACTTCCAGGCCGGCCGGCTGGGGCGCATCCCCACCACCGCCCGCACGGGGCTCGGCCACCGAGGCGCGGGCGACGCGCAGGACTGA
- a CDS encoding ATP-binding protein, which translates to MNDLTIRLLAAPKAARLLRHAVREHLGDGRACPDAELCVSELLANVIIHLGEGTPVTLRITGRATRTRVELTDPEPRVWPVPRQATDGDESGRGLALLDAVALRWGVEQGPDSKTVWCEL; encoded by the coding sequence GTGAACGACCTCACCATCCGGCTGCTCGCCGCCCCGAAGGCGGCCCGGCTCCTGCGGCACGCCGTGCGCGAGCACCTCGGGGACGGTCGGGCCTGCCCCGACGCGGAGCTCTGCGTCAGCGAGCTGCTGGCCAACGTGATCATCCACCTCGGCGAAGGCACGCCCGTCACCCTGCGGATCACCGGAAGGGCAACCCGTACGCGGGTCGAGCTCACCGATCCCGAGCCGCGGGTGTGGCCCGTACCGCGGCAGGCGACCGACGGCGACGAGTCCGGGCGGGGGCTGGCCCTGCTCGACGCCGTAGCCCTGCGCTGGGGCGTCGAGCAGGGCCCGGACAGCAAGACCGTCTGGTGCGAGCTTTGA
- a CDS encoding SseB family protein translates to MYGYDQNPGAQQQYAQQPPQGYAQQTPPLYPEPSPPSLADAVRAFTTGSLSAEDFQQIFATSKVYCPRGETPGFLALHNTQQPVIPMFTTLKELRRYAGKESKYFVITGAEVIDLLPTGYGFVLDMEGDHRMVFDAKAVEQMVDFAMRRMYG, encoded by the coding sequence ATGTACGGCTACGACCAGAACCCGGGTGCCCAGCAGCAGTATGCGCAGCAGCCCCCGCAGGGCTACGCGCAGCAGACGCCGCCGCTGTACCCCGAGCCGTCCCCGCCCTCCCTCGCGGACGCCGTGCGGGCCTTCACGACCGGGTCGCTGTCCGCCGAGGACTTCCAGCAGATCTTCGCCACCTCGAAGGTCTACTGCCCGCGCGGCGAGACCCCGGGCTTCCTGGCGCTGCACAACACGCAGCAGCCGGTCATCCCGATGTTCACCACGCTCAAGGAGCTACGCCGGTACGCCGGCAAGGAGTCCAAGTACTTCGTGATCACCGGCGCGGAGGTCATCGACCTGCTGCCGACCGGGTACGGCTTCGTCCTCGACATGGAGGGCGACCACCGGATGGTCTTCGACGCGAAGGCGGTAGAGCAGATGGTCGACTTCGCGATGCGCCGGATGTACGGCTAG
- a CDS encoding DUF397 domain-containing protein, translated as MATNSTDFRTAVWRKSSYSNGDGGNCVEVADGLVGIVPVRDSKRPNGPAVIVAAGAWGPFVRALKAAELPA; from the coding sequence ATGGCAACCAACAGCACTGACTTCCGTACTGCTGTCTGGCGTAAAAGCAGCTACAGCAACGGCGATGGAGGCAACTGCGTCGAGGTCGCCGACGGCCTGGTCGGGATCGTTCCCGTCCGGGACTCGAAGAGGCCGAACGGGCCCGCAGTGATCGTCGCGGCCGGTGCGTGGGGGCCGTTCGTGCGGGCTCTGAAGGCCGCGGAACTTCCCGCCTGA
- a CDS encoding IS4 family transposase, which yields MASSLPDLAGVGVLTRMYPPWLVDEVVAQCDRTEKRRRLLPARLVVYFLLAMALFSPAPYLEVMRHLAEGLRWAGLWGSWHPPSKAAIFRARGRLGVEPMAALFDRCARPLGTPAMPGVFWRGWRLMAIDGTRFDVADSAANAAEFGRPGTGRGEGTGGYPQVQVVALVECGTHAVVDAVLGGWHDGEVRLAEDLERSLTEDMLVLGDRNLPSTRLWRALTSSGADLCFRAKTNRRLPVLQTLPDGSWLTVIQAGDDKKAGREPVAVRVIRYRLDDPGRPGEDQYVLLTSVLDPVRAPAADLAALYPQRWECESVLDEIKTHQRGAKTVVLASKTPTGVRQEIYAHLLVHHALRALMAEAAAGSPEPVDCDRLSFTTALRAARRTVTILPGSFSP from the coding sequence ATGGCGTCGTCTCTGCCGGATCTGGCCGGGGTGGGTGTGCTGACCCGGATGTATCCGCCGTGGCTGGTGGACGAGGTCGTGGCCCAGTGCGACCGGACGGAGAAGCGTCGGCGGCTGTTGCCGGCCCGGCTGGTGGTGTACTTCCTGCTGGCGATGGCATTGTTCTCGCCCGCGCCGTATCTGGAGGTCATGCGGCACCTTGCTGAGGGCCTGCGGTGGGCGGGGCTGTGGGGGTCGTGGCATCCACCGAGCAAGGCTGCCATCTTCCGGGCGCGTGGACGGCTCGGGGTCGAACCGATGGCCGCGCTGTTCGACAGATGCGCCCGACCGCTGGGCACGCCCGCGATGCCCGGGGTGTTCTGGAGGGGCTGGCGGCTGATGGCCATCGACGGCACCCGTTTCGATGTCGCCGACAGTGCGGCGAACGCCGCTGAGTTCGGCCGCCCTGGGACCGGCCGCGGGGAAGGCACCGGCGGATATCCGCAGGTCCAGGTCGTCGCTCTGGTCGAATGCGGCACCCACGCCGTCGTCGATGCGGTGCTCGGCGGCTGGCATGACGGCGAGGTCCGCCTCGCCGAGGACCTGGAACGCTCACTGACCGAGGACATGCTCGTCCTGGGCGACCGCAACCTGCCCTCGACCCGGTTATGGCGAGCCCTGACCAGCAGCGGCGCTGACCTGTGCTTCCGCGCCAAGACCAACCGCCGCCTGCCCGTCCTGCAAACACTGCCCGACGGGTCCTGGCTCACCGTGATCCAGGCCGGAGACGACAAGAAGGCCGGCCGCGAGCCGGTGGCGGTCCGCGTGATCCGCTACCGCCTGGACGACCCGGGACGACCCGGCGAGGACCAGTACGTGCTGCTGACCTCGGTCCTGGACCCGGTCCGGGCCCCGGCCGCCGACCTGGCCGCGCTCTACCCGCAACGCTGGGAGTGCGAGAGCGTCCTGGACGAGATCAAGACCCATCAGCGCGGCGCCAAGACCGTTGTCCTGGCCAGCAAGACCCCCACCGGCGTCCGCCAGGAGATCTATGCCCACCTGCTGGTGCACCACGCCCTGCGCGCACTGATGGCCGAAGCGGCGGCCGGTAGTCCCGAGCCGGTCGACTGCGACCGGCTCTCCTTCACCACCGCCCTGCGGGCGGCCCGCCGCACCGTGACCATCCTGCCCGGCTCTTTTTCCCCCTGA